From Flavobacteriales bacterium:
TGTAAACTCACATACTACACCTCCAATAGAGTCTCCAAGTATATATGGTTGCGCTTGACTGTCGTAGGCGGCCCATGCATCGTACATTCCTGCGGAGATGTGAAATAAATTACGAGAGTGAACAGTAGGGCGGGCAAAGTCTTTTCGGATTGCTTCTAGCATTACATCGTTCCACTCGCGAGCAACAGATTGTTGAGCATTCACAATTGAGAAATAGCCAAGAGATAAAACTAGACATAGAAATAATGTCTTGCTTGCTTTTAAATATGATTGGACTTCACTTCTTCTCATGACTTCTTAGGTTGAATAACAGTTAACTAAGTTAGATGATTTATTTCGACAAGAGAAGACTTTTAATAAACAGTTCTCTGACGTTATTAAAATGAAGCTCTAAATTCCTCAGGCGTCATTTTGACTTGCCTTCTGAAATATTTGTATAGATAGTTTGTGTCGTCAAAGCCAGACTGGTAAGCTATTTCTTTAACGGAAAGGGGGGTATTGATGAGTAGCCTTTTTATATGTTGAATGCCAATATCATCCACCAGCTTTTTTGCGGTCTTATTTAGTATGCTCTGTGTAGCCGTATTAAGTGTTTTGGGACTTGTGTTCAGTATTTTCGCATACTCAATTACTCGCGTAGTTTTAGATGCGTCGTTTAGAATAAGATCTTGAAAGTCGAGAAAGAGCTTGAGGTGGAATTTGTTCTTTACTTCTTCATTACTATTCGTTTTTAAACGTAGAAGTTTGATGAGTAAAATGTGCAGTTCGCTACGAATAATTTGAGACGAGTAGTTGTCTGATTCGCTCTCATATTCCTGTTTTAAACGTTCGATGTTACTCGAAATATCCTCGAAATTAACGTCGTGAATAAATAGTTTAGGATTGAATAAATATTCATTGAAGAGCTGTAATGATTTTTGAACTTCAGCGGCTTCTAGATAACTCAAGAGAAAATCCTCTGTAAAAAGCAATAGAAATCCTGTAGCGCCATTTCCTCGAATAAATTTTTGAATCTGATCTCTTCTTATAGTTAAGATCGTTCCTTTCTGGAATCGATAATCTGTGAAATCTATAGTATGTGAGCCACTTCCGGATGTTATAAAGAGCAATAAGTAGAAATCAACTTTGTGTAATTCTTCAGGATTATGATCGAGATTACTTCGTTTTAAAATCTTTTCTAGAGGTACTATGTCGAATACCGATTTGGGGTTCGATTTATTTTTAAACTTAACCTTGAAGGGACTGTTGCTCATTTTTCTTTAGCGTCGTTTTGCTAGGACTAAAGTTATTGTTTTTCTGCTCGGAGTGTTTATTCGGAGTGTTTTATTCGGCGGTGTTTGATAAAGAATCGGTGGAGTTATCGAGTAATGGTATTTTAAATTTTACAATTCTACAACCTTTAATGGATCGGCCAGGCGGAAGTCTTAGGTCGTAAGTGTAAATACCTTCCATGACATTTAACTCTGTTCGTTTGAATGTTGGATATCCAATATACTTTACTTGTATATTATAAATGCCAATAGGCACAGAATCGATAATATATGATCCATCAAAATCTGTAGGTGATCCCGCAACAACGTTTTCACCTTTTTGTACTACAACATTTGCAAATGGAATTGGTTCGCCGCTAACAGAATCCGTTAGAACTCCTTTTATTGATCCCAATCCCGTATTTGCACTAATGGTTATGTTGCAAAGAAAAACAGCATAGATGATTATAATAATTCGTGCATATGTTCTCCAGATCATACTTATAGGTTGTTTGATTATGTATTAATAATTACCCTAAATGACACAAAGCACCCTTGAAATGTATTTTTAATACAGCATTAAGTATTAAAGAGATACTTATATGCTTGAATTTGTATTTAATCGTATTATGGGATTACCTTTTTTGTTTCTCGACATTTAATAATAAAAGCTATGAAAAAGAGAAAAGGAAAAAGCGCAATACATTGTGTGTTGCAAATACTAAGTATAGGAGCTGTTATATGTTTAACAACATTGAATTTGGCAGCATCTGAAAAAATTAAAACAAAGGATGTTTTATTCGATTATGATAAATCAGAGATTGTTTTAACCGAGAAAGAAGAGTTGGATAAACTAGTTAGTCTGTTTAATTCTAAAAACTACAAGTCAATCAATCTAAAGGGACATACTGATGGAGATGGGAGTTTTGATTACAACAATCACCTCTCTGCTAGGCGTGTAAACGCGGTTAGAAACTATTTGTTAAAGAAAGGGATTGCAAAAGATAGGATCGTAATAGAGAATTTAGGCGAATACAAGCCAATCGCATCGAACTTAAATGATGATGGAAAAAGAATCAATAGAAGGGTAGAGATCGAACTGCTAAAAGAGGGAGGAATAATAGATGCATTCCAAGTCGAATATTCGGATTATTTAATAGACCCTAATCGAGATACCATTCTGAAAATGGGAACGGAAGGAACTCAATTACATATCAGAGCATATAGCTTTGTAGA
This genomic window contains:
- a CDS encoding AraC family transcriptional regulator, with the translated sequence MSNSPFKVKFKNKSNPKSVFDIVPLEKILKRSNLDHNPEELHKVDFYLLLFITSGSGSHTIDFTDYRFQKGTILTIRRDQIQKFIRGNGATGFLLLFTEDFLLSYLEAAEVQKSLQLFNEYLFNPKLFIHDVNFEDISSNIERLKQEYESESDNYSSQIIRSELHILLIKLLRLKTNSNEEVKNKFHLKLFLDFQDLILNDASKTTRVIEYAKILNTSPKTLNTATQSILNKTAKKLVDDIGIQHIKRLLINTPLSVKEIAYQSGFDDTNYLYKYFRRQVKMTPEEFRASF
- a CDS encoding carboxypeptidase regulatory-like domain-containing protein, with translation MIWRTYARIIIIIYAVFLCNITISANTGLGSIKGVLTDSVSGEPIPFANVVVQKGENVVAGSPTDFDGSYIIDSVPIGIYNIQVKYIGYPTFKRTELNVMEGIYTYDLRLPPGRSIKGCRIVKFKIPLLDNSTDSLSNTAE